Proteins encoded in a region of the Streptomyces sp. PCS3-D2 genome:
- a CDS encoding glutamate--cysteine ligase, whose protein sequence is MIEPGNSTTSTGTTQNTVRPTVPLTVGVEEEFLLVDARTLRVVPAAPLVLATAAGLPGEMHPEGTRYQVEISTPVADSAASLRAELVALRRTLGRAARAHGCRLLAAPSPVVAVEGPLHLTDDEPRQREQHRRFGALTDTLVSCGRHIHIGTLDVDTAVAVSNRIRPWLPTMIALAANSPFWGGRDTGHSSWRAMAWSGWPSAGPPPHFTSTAHFRRSVQTLLGSGAALDTKMVYWDLRPSGHWPTLEFRAPDMSPSVDTAVLQAELARALVSTALRETAERRPEPAARDDVLRLARWRAAHDGLEGFGLDPYTGTELPAADLAEALLDLVAPELAAAGDLDHAAKTLAGLLRDGSGAHRQRAAYARRQDLTDVLRHLVDETEDF, encoded by the coding sequence GTGATCGAACCTGGCAACAGCACCACGAGCACCGGCACGACGCAGAACACGGTGCGCCCCACCGTGCCCCTCACCGTAGGCGTCGAGGAGGAGTTCCTGCTCGTCGACGCCCGCACCCTCCGGGTGGTCCCCGCCGCCCCGCTGGTCCTGGCGACGGCTGCCGGGCTGCCGGGCGAGATGCACCCCGAAGGCACCCGCTACCAGGTGGAGATATCCACCCCGGTCGCCGACTCGGCCGCCTCGCTGCGCGCCGAACTCGTCGCGCTGCGGCGCACCCTCGGGCGGGCGGCCCGCGCCCACGGCTGCCGGCTCCTGGCCGCGCCCTCACCGGTGGTCGCGGTGGAGGGGCCGTTGCACCTGACGGACGACGAGCCGCGCCAGCGCGAGCAGCACCGCCGCTTCGGCGCGCTCACCGACACCCTGGTCAGCTGCGGCCGCCACATCCACATCGGCACGCTCGACGTGGACACGGCGGTGGCCGTGTCCAACCGGATCAGACCGTGGCTGCCCACGATGATCGCGCTGGCCGCCAACTCGCCGTTCTGGGGCGGACGTGACACCGGTCACTCCAGCTGGCGGGCGATGGCCTGGTCCGGCTGGCCCTCGGCGGGCCCGCCTCCGCACTTCACGTCCACGGCCCACTTCCGGCGCTCCGTCCAGACCCTGCTCGGCTCGGGGGCGGCCCTGGACACCAAGATGGTCTACTGGGACCTCCGGCCGTCCGGACACTGGCCGACGCTGGAGTTCCGCGCGCCGGACATGTCCCCGTCCGTCGACACGGCCGTCCTCCAGGCCGAACTGGCCCGCGCCCTGGTCTCCACGGCGCTGCGCGAGACGGCCGAGCGGCGGCCCGAGCCGGCGGCACGGGACGACGTACTGCGCCTCGCGCGATGGCGCGCGGCCCACGACGGCCTGGAGGGCTTCGGCCTCGACCCGTACACGGGAACGGAACTCCCGGCGGCCGACCTGGCGGAGGCCCTGCTGGACCTGGTCGCCCCGGAACTGGCGGCCGCCGGCGACCTCGACCACGCCGCCAAGACCCTGGCCGGCCTCCTGCGCGACGGCTCGGGCGCCCACCGCCAGCGCGCCGCCTACGCCCGCCGCCAGGACCTGACGGACGTACTGCGCCACCTCGTGGACGAAACGGAGGACTTCTAG
- a CDS encoding GAF domain-containing protein: MTDPGRDPAGRPAHGPRTEPSERHREAPGEALGEAHGRRADPSGEDAVSLPVLLEAVLSVGSELELRATLQHIVESAAELCSARYGALGILDPERALVTQLFTAGLTEEQRAAIPHLPDGRSGLLGAFVEDPRPLLLDDLAQDPRNVGLPPGHPPVHSPLGVPIRVHNEVFGTLYLTEKHGGGPFTEEDLALVRVLAAQAGIAIGNAKLYETARRRERWIDGAAAVTTTLLAGRPAADALKCVAERARLLADAAAGVVLQPTPEGGMEIVAASTPGDPGDLIGTAIAPGSPVLEQLLGGEPVFVDDSATDPRMTTHVRERFGPSMMLPLQSGGQLIGTLALPRARGGPAYDAVDRLLASQFASQAALALVLADAQHDREQLAVYEDRDRIARDLHDLVVQRLFATGMMLESTRRRAANAPSGDVVGDELTRAVDELDSTIQEVRTAIFALQQPPTEAPATFRGRVLRETGGAAVLLGFQPSVQFAGAVDALVPEAVVGGLLTALRGALAAAHRREQVTAIEVVVDASPERVRLTVIDDGRAERGARGTTVTWESAL, encoded by the coding sequence ATGACGGATCCCGGCCGGGACCCGGCCGGGAGGCCCGCACACGGTCCCCGGACGGAACCCTCCGAAAGACACCGAGAAGCACCGGGAGAAGCACTCGGAGAAGCGCACGGGAGGCGCGCCGACCCGTCCGGCGAGGACGCGGTGAGCCTTCCCGTGCTGCTGGAGGCCGTACTGAGCGTCGGCTCCGAGCTCGAACTGCGCGCCACCCTCCAGCACATCGTGGAATCGGCGGCCGAGCTGTGCTCGGCCCGGTACGGCGCGCTCGGGATCCTCGACCCCGAGCGCGCCCTGGTGACCCAGCTGTTCACCGCAGGGCTGACCGAGGAGCAGCGGGCAGCCATCCCCCACCTGCCCGACGGCCGCTCCGGCCTGCTCGGAGCCTTCGTCGAGGACCCGCGGCCACTGCTGCTGGACGACCTCGCCCAGGACCCCCGGAACGTCGGCCTCCCGCCCGGCCACCCGCCCGTGCACAGCCCGCTCGGCGTCCCGATCCGGGTGCACAACGAGGTGTTCGGCACCCTCTACCTCACCGAGAAGCACGGCGGCGGCCCCTTCACCGAGGAGGACCTCGCCCTGGTCCGCGTCCTGGCCGCGCAGGCGGGCATAGCGATCGGCAACGCCAAGCTGTACGAGACCGCGCGCCGCCGGGAGCGCTGGATCGACGGGGCCGCCGCCGTGACCACGACCCTGCTGGCGGGGCGTCCGGCGGCGGACGCACTGAAGTGCGTGGCCGAGCGGGCCCGGCTGCTCGCCGACGCCGCGGCCGGGGTGGTGCTCCAGCCGACCCCCGAGGGCGGCATGGAGATCGTGGCCGCCTCCACCCCGGGGGACCCCGGGGACCTGATCGGGACCGCGATCGCCCCCGGATCGCCGGTGCTGGAACAACTCCTCGGCGGCGAACCCGTCTTCGTCGACGATTCGGCCACCGACCCCCGGATGACCACCCACGTCCGCGAGCGGTTCGGGCCGAGCATGATGCTCCCGCTGCAGAGCGGCGGCCAGCTGATCGGCACCCTGGCCCTGCCCCGCGCGCGGGGCGGGCCGGCGTACGACGCGGTCGACCGGCTGCTCGCCTCGCAGTTCGCCTCCCAGGCCGCGCTGGCCCTGGTGCTGGCGGACGCCCAGCACGACCGGGAGCAGCTCGCGGTGTACGAGGACCGCGACCGGATCGCCCGGGACCTGCACGACCTGGTCGTCCAGCGGCTCTTCGCCACCGGGATGATGCTGGAGAGCACGCGCAGGCGGGCCGCCAACGCCCCTTCGGGGGACGTGGTCGGCGACGAGCTCACCCGCGCCGTGGACGAGCTGGACTCCACCATCCAGGAGGTCCGCACCGCCATCTTCGCCCTCCAGCAGCCTCCGACCGAAGCCCCGGCCACCTTCCGGGGGCGGGTCCTGCGCGAGACGGGTGGTGCGGCGGTCCTGCTCGGCTTCCAGCCGTCGGTGCAGTTCGCGGGCGCCGTGGACGCCCTGGTCCCGGAGGCTGTCGTGGGCGGCCTGCTCACCGCCCTGCGCGGCGCCCTGGCCGCGGCGCACCGGCGCGAGCAGGTCACGGCGATCGAGGTGGTGGTGGACGCCTCGCCCGAACGGGTCCGGCTGACCGTCATCGACGACGGCCGAGCGGAACGGGGTGCCCGGGGCACGACGGTGACCTGGGAGTCGGCGCTGTGA
- a CDS encoding Lrp/AsnC family transcriptional regulator: MDRLDREILGILQQDARISYRDLGVRVGLSANATADRVRRMRRDGVIRGFTVVVDPSADTAGGLVVFIDVTLRQDTTNEEFERRVGTLSGITEAVHVTGAHDYLLRARAADPAALDALLRRLKRDAGVAQSNTRIALRTADRAGRP, translated from the coding sequence ATGGACCGCCTCGACAGGGAAATCCTCGGGATCCTGCAGCAGGACGCGCGGATCTCGTACCGGGACCTCGGGGTCCGCGTCGGCCTCAGCGCCAACGCCACCGCCGACCGGGTGCGGCGGATGCGCCGGGACGGCGTGATCCGCGGGTTCACCGTCGTGGTGGACCCGTCCGCCGACACCGCCGGCGGTCTCGTCGTCTTCATCGACGTCACCCTGCGCCAGGACACCACCAACGAGGAGTTCGAGCGGCGGGTCGGCACGCTCTCCGGGATCACCGAGGCGGTCCACGTGACCGGCGCGCACGACTACCTCCTGCGGGCGCGAGCCGCCGATCCCGCCGCCCTCGACGCCCTGCTGCGCCGCCTGAAGCGGGACGCGGGGGTGGCCCAGTCCAACACCCGCATCGCCCTGCGCACTGCCGACCGCGCCGGACGGCCCTGA
- a CDS encoding rod shape-determining protein: MTVSLEQLRRCHVAVDLGAARTRVYVKGAGLVVDEPSVAAVNTRTGALIAVGTFAERMTGRTPDYIRVVRPVSGGTVVDIEMAQRMLRHLLGEKLRRALRRKPRLRAAACTPHDADPLAQRAAVETLVGLGARRVELVDTLIAAAVGCGLPVEQPTATMIMVCGAAATQVAVLSLGSIVTAQRIPVGGEAIDHAVVQHLRHAHELMLPSQAVRPLQLALHGNGLTSGGPASTLIHGRDVATGLARSVHVDTAAVRDAIHTPLTAVLDGMGKVLRDCPPDLVADLTDRGIMMVGGSALLPGLDQMLRDATGMPVAIAERPDVCAVMGLGAMLEGKIAPMVLNPMAG; this comes from the coding sequence GTGACCGTCAGTCTTGAGCAGTTGCGCCGCTGCCACGTCGCCGTCGACCTGGGGGCGGCCAGGACCCGCGTGTACGTCAAGGGCGCCGGCCTCGTGGTCGACGAGCCCAGCGTCGCCGCGGTCAACACGCGCACCGGCGCACTCATCGCCGTCGGAACCTTCGCCGAGCGGATGACCGGACGCACGCCGGACTACATCAGGGTCGTGCGCCCCGTCTCCGGCGGCACCGTCGTCGACATCGAGATGGCCCAGCGGATGCTGCGCCATCTCCTCGGCGAGAAGCTGCGACGCGCCCTGCGGCGCAAGCCGCGGCTGCGGGCCGCCGCCTGCACCCCGCACGACGCGGACCCCCTCGCCCAGCGGGCGGCCGTGGAGACACTGGTCGGACTCGGGGCGCGGCGCGTCGAACTCGTCGACACCCTGATCGCGGCGGCCGTCGGCTGCGGACTGCCCGTGGAGCAGCCGACCGCGACGATGATCATGGTGTGCGGGGCCGCGGCCACCCAGGTCGCCGTCCTCTCCCTCGGTTCGATCGTCACCGCCCAGCGGATCCCCGTCGGCGGCGAGGCCATCGACCACGCCGTCGTCCAGCACCTGCGCCACGCGCACGAGCTGATGCTGCCCAGCCAGGCCGTCCGGCCGCTCCAGTTGGCCCTGCACGGCAACGGCCTCACCTCCGGAGGCCCCGCCTCCACCCTCATCCACGGCCGTGACGTGGCCACCGGCCTGGCGCGTTCCGTCCACGTGGACACCGCGGCCGTACGGGACGCCATCCACACGCCGCTGACCGCGGTCCTCGACGGGATGGGCAAGGTGCTGCGGGACTGCCCGCCCGACCTGGTGGCCGACCTGACGGACCGGGGAATCATGATGGTGGGTGGCAGCGCCCTGCTGCCGGGCCTGGACCAGATGCTGCGGGACGCCACCGGAATGCCCGTCGCCATCGCGGAACGGCCGGACGTGTGCGCCGTGATGGGTCTCGGCGCGATGCTCGAAGGGAAGATCGCCCCCATGGTCCTCAACCCGATGGCCGGATGA
- a CDS encoding carboxyl transferase domain-containing protein yields the protein MTTRLSARAAIASVSDAGSFTELPAPRGESPADGPLAWAGYGSARARATERTGEQESVVTGTARLGGREAVLISFEFGFLGGSLGQRTGDRLEAAYAHARTHRLPLVSLIATGGSRMQEGMLALTQLQRVARQSVLTRAAGLPQLAVLRDPTTGGGWATLGAGADVVLALPGAQVGFAGSRVRPADADPAAYCAEGQYAAGHVDAVVPAAHLAGTLADWLRVLAAPRPDGPVKPPSALAGVRPPDTGWDAVRLARDPDRPRAEAYLDAYFELRLHLSGDRAGGTDPGMLCGFGLREGRAVAYAAQCGTATRPAGYRTAARVVRLADRLGIPVLTLVDTPGAANDAAAEQAGAGAAIADTFAALAAATVPVTTLLIGEGGSGGALALAAPGNTWVTPDSYFSVIAPELAAAILKRPTSAAAATADQLRIRPQDLVALGVARGIVGPARPADGRGLSGGSGPARSPH from the coding sequence GTGACGACCCGCCTCTCGGCCCGCGCGGCCATCGCCTCCGTGTCCGACGCCGGCAGCTTCACCGAACTGCCCGCCCCCCGAGGGGAGTCCCCCGCCGACGGCCCGCTGGCCTGGGCCGGCTACGGCTCAGCCCGCGCCCGCGCCACCGAGCGCACGGGTGAGCAGGAGTCCGTCGTCACCGGCACCGCCCGCCTCGGCGGCCGCGAAGCCGTCCTGATCTCCTTCGAGTTCGGGTTCCTCGGCGGCTCCCTCGGGCAGCGCACGGGAGACCGGCTCGAAGCCGCGTACGCACACGCCCGCACGCACCGCCTCCCTCTGGTCTCACTCATCGCCACGGGCGGCTCCCGGATGCAGGAGGGCATGCTCGCCCTGACCCAGCTGCAGCGCGTGGCCCGCCAGAGCGTCCTGACCCGCGCCGCCGGGCTCCCCCAGCTCGCCGTCCTGCGCGATCCGACCACCGGCGGCGGCTGGGCCACCCTCGGGGCCGGTGCCGACGTGGTCCTCGCACTGCCCGGTGCCCAGGTCGGCTTCGCCGGGTCCCGGGTCCGCCCGGCGGACGCGGACCCGGCGGCGTACTGCGCCGAAGGGCAGTACGCCGCCGGTCACGTGGACGCCGTGGTCCCCGCCGCCCACCTGGCGGGCACCCTCGCCGACTGGCTCCGCGTGCTGGCCGCGCCCCGCCCGGACGGGCCCGTCAAGCCCCCGTCAGCGCTGGCCGGTGTACGCCCGCCGGACACCGGCTGGGACGCGGTGCGGCTGGCCCGCGACCCCGACCGGCCGCGCGCCGAGGCGTATCTGGACGCGTACTTCGAGCTCCGCCTGCACCTCTCGGGCGACCGGGCCGGCGGTACGGACCCGGGGATGCTGTGCGGGTTCGGACTGCGGGAGGGCCGGGCCGTCGCCTACGCCGCCCAGTGCGGCACGGCCACCCGCCCGGCGGGATACCGCACGGCAGCCCGCGTGGTCCGCCTCGCGGACCGGCTCGGCATCCCCGTGCTCACCCTGGTGGACACCCCGGGCGCGGCCAACGACGCCGCCGCCGAGCAGGCGGGCGCCGGAGCGGCCATCGCCGACACCTTCGCGGCGCTGGCGGCGGCCACCGTCCCGGTCACCACCCTCCTGATCGGCGAGGGCGGCTCGGGCGGCGCCCTCGCCCTGGCCGCGCCGGGAAATACCTGGGTCACCCCGGACAGCTACTTCTCCGTCATCGCCCCGGAGCTGGCCGCGGCCATCCTCAAACGCCCGACCTCGGCCGCCGCGGCCACGGCGGACCAGCTCCGCATCCGCCCCCAGGACCTGGTGGCCCTGGGCGTGGCCCGCGGCATCGTCGGCCCGGCGCGACCGGCGGACGGCCGGGGCCTGTCCGGCGGATCAGGGCCGGCCAGGTCACCGCATTAG
- a CDS encoding LysE family transporter, which produces MSELMTPALAGAAAGLGVAMPMGAMSVLLLQEAMRHRRTAVAAAAGVAVVDLGYAALATAVGPRVASHISPVEAWVRLASAAILLAIAAHGLSRARTGAAAPPGPGPTPDTGAAGAARTATALRPAGAFARYVALTAINPTTALYFAALTTAQGARLSSGPAGAAFLLGVGAASLLWQQALVALGSLAGARISATARVWTFRLGYGLVAAYAVGIALPLP; this is translated from the coding sequence ATGAGCGAACTGATGACCCCGGCGCTGGCGGGCGCCGCCGCCGGCCTGGGCGTGGCGATGCCGATGGGTGCGATGAGCGTGCTGCTGCTCCAGGAGGCGATGCGGCACCGCCGGACGGCGGTGGCCGCGGCCGCGGGCGTCGCCGTGGTCGACCTCGGCTACGCGGCCCTCGCCACCGCCGTCGGCCCCCGGGTGGCCTCCCACATCTCCCCCGTCGAGGCATGGGTCCGGCTGGCCTCGGCGGCGATCCTGCTGGCCATCGCGGCCCACGGCCTCTCCAGGGCCCGTACCGGCGCCGCGGCTCCGCCCGGGCCGGGCCCGACACCGGACACCGGCGCCGCGGGTGCCGCGCGGACCGCCACCGCCCTGCGGCCGGCCGGGGCCTTCGCCCGCTACGTCGCCCTCACGGCGATCAACCCCACCACCGCCCTGTACTTCGCCGCCCTGACCACCGCCCAGGGGGCGCGCCTGAGCAGCGGCCCGGCCGGGGCCGCCTTCCTCCTCGGCGTCGGGGCGGCCTCCCTCCTCTGGCAGCAGGCCCTCGTGGCCCTCGGCTCCCTCGCGGGCGCCCGCATCTCCGCCACCGCCCGCGTGTGGACCTTCCGCCTGGGCTACGGCCTGGTCGCCGCCTACGCGGTGGGGATCGCCCTGCCGCTGCCCTGA
- a CDS encoding MFS transporter, whose translation MTRTTVRTAPRRRIFADLTPLRTSADYQRLWIGGTISWVGQAMTTLAISLQVYDITGSSFSVGLVGLFSLVPLVVFGLYGGAIADTVDRRKLGLYSSLGAALLSVTLAAAALLGFHRVWFLYAVVALQAVCGALTGPARSAMVPRLLPTEQLPAANALNSVTMTFGTMVGPALGGFVVAAGGYEWAYLIDAVTFTAALYAMWRLPSMKPDRAADARGRASVVDGLRFLGTRPNIRMTFFTDLAAMVLAQPKALFPAVAVLWYGDDAKTVGLMVAAIAAGALLGGLFSGWQARVRRHGLAILLAVAAWGLAIAVFGLTRNLWLGLFFLAVAGYADTVSMVFRTTMLQAATPDDMRGRLQGVFIVVVAGGPRLGDFLAGTAADLTSPAVAFTGGGLACVLVVGLLALRWRNFARYDARAPRA comes from the coding sequence GTGACTCGTACGACCGTTCGGACCGCTCCGAGGCGGCGCATATTCGCCGACCTCACCCCGCTGCGCACCTCGGCCGACTACCAGAGGTTGTGGATCGGCGGGACCATCTCCTGGGTCGGCCAGGCCATGACCACCCTGGCGATCTCCCTCCAGGTCTACGACATCACCGGCTCCAGCTTCTCGGTCGGGCTGGTCGGCCTCTTCTCGCTCGTCCCGCTCGTCGTCTTCGGCCTGTACGGCGGCGCCATCGCCGACACCGTCGACCGGCGCAAGCTCGGCCTGTACAGCTCCCTCGGCGCGGCCCTCCTGTCCGTCACGCTCGCCGCGGCCGCGCTGCTCGGCTTCCACCGGGTCTGGTTCCTGTACGCCGTCGTCGCGCTCCAGGCAGTCTGCGGGGCGCTCACCGGACCTGCGCGGTCCGCCATGGTCCCCAGGCTGCTGCCGACCGAGCAGCTGCCCGCCGCCAACGCCCTCAACTCCGTGACCATGACCTTCGGGACGATGGTCGGTCCCGCGCTGGGCGGATTCGTCGTCGCGGCCGGGGGGTACGAGTGGGCGTACCTGATCGACGCCGTGACCTTCACCGCCGCGCTCTACGCGATGTGGCGGCTGCCGTCGATGAAGCCGGACCGGGCCGCAGACGCGCGGGGGAGGGCTTCGGTCGTCGACGGGCTGCGTTTCCTCGGCACCCGGCCCAACATCCGGATGACCTTCTTCACCGACCTGGCCGCCATGGTGCTGGCTCAGCCGAAGGCACTGTTCCCCGCCGTCGCCGTGCTCTGGTACGGCGACGACGCGAAGACGGTCGGCCTGATGGTGGCCGCGATCGCCGCCGGGGCGCTGCTGGGCGGGCTGTTCTCCGGCTGGCAGGCCCGCGTCCGGCGGCACGGGCTGGCGATCTTGCTGGCGGTCGCGGCCTGGGGGCTGGCCATCGCGGTGTTCGGGCTCACGCGGAACCTCTGGCTGGGGCTGTTCTTCCTGGCCGTGGCCGGGTACGCGGACACCGTCTCGATGGTGTTCCGTACCACCATGCTCCAGGCCGCCACGCCGGACGACATGCGCGGGCGGCTCCAGGGCGTCTTCATCGTGGTCGTTGCGGGCGGCCCCCGGCTCGGGGACTTCCTCGCCGGGACCGCCGCCGACCTGACCTCGCCCGCCGTCGCCTTCACGGGCGGCGGGCTCGCCTGTGTCCTGGTGGTGGGCCTGCTCGCACTGCGCTGGCGGAACTTCGCCCGCTACGACGCCCGCGCGCCCCGGGCCTAA